ACACAACGTTAACTCGCAAAACCCAATCCCTCCGTTAGGGTGGGGGATTGATTAAAGACTTCTCTGTATTGCTCCTATTTAGAGCGATATACGAACTCCTCTACCTTCACCCAGTACTTGAACCAGTCTGATCATCGCACTGTCATAGTCTCCTGTTAAGCTGAGAAGTATGCCTCGTGACATCCAGCTTTGCCCGCCGCGGACTTCGCAGTGTCTCCGTTGCGATACGGTAAGAGTGGATCTAGTCTATAGGTCTTCATCCAAGCGTTTCCCCCCTGGAGTCCATAAAATGATATATACGAATGGAGGGGGAGCATTGAACAAACCTAGCGTCTCGATCATTGCCTGCACGAATCGTCCTGAGTTTTTCACAAACATCTTGAACAACTACCGCAATCAGCGCTATCTATATAAAGAGTTAATCATCATCGTCAACAAGAATGCTATCGATATCCGACCGCTTCGCCAACAAGCGCGTTCACTTCCGAACGTATCGGTTTATCAGGTCCCCGAGCGAATCTCGTTAGGCCAATGCCTGAATTGCGGCATCGCAAGAGCCAGGCACACACTAATTGCCAAGTTTGATGACGACGATTATTACGCTCCGAACTATCTAAAGGAGCAGGTCAAGGCTCTCATTCTTACACGTAGCTCCGTTGTCGGTAAACACTCCTGTCTCGTCTACCTCGCCGGCAGCAAGAAATTGGTTATCCGGTCTCCGGAGGAGAGAGATAAATTTGTGAATTTTGTTCAGGGGGGAACTATCTTATTCCGGAGCAACGTACTGAAGGATGTGCGGTTTGCCGATATCTCCCTTGGGGAAGACGTGCGGTTTTTAAGAAGTTGTGGCAAGAAAGGGCACAAGATATACTCCACTTCCCCATATAACTACGTTTACATTCGCAGAAAGAATAAAGGTACTCATACTTGGAAGGTAAACGACCGATTTTACTTGCGAGGAAGCCAGTCGGTCGCGGTGACCAAGCATTATCGCTCTTTCGCTAATCGGAAAGCATAACGCTAAAGGAGTTAAAAAGGCCCTGTATGCCATTTGATCGAAGATTTTTGATAGAAAAGAGAAAGTGGCAAATCAGGTGTCAGGTGACAAGAACATATACCGTTTACCGATCTTGGACAAGAACATGTATCGTTAACCGTAATTAAGATTGATTATCAATTAAGTGCTATGGGAATGATCTAAATGTGGGGATGGGGGAGTGCTTTTTATTAATCTATCCCCGAAAATTCTCGAATTCACTTTATGGTCATACTGAGATGAACGCATCGTTATGGGACCCTAAAGTAGTGATTCACTTCGGTGTCAACTTCTGTCCGAGCGACCATAAGCGACGAAGAACTAGAGTACTATCGCAGAGGACAGTTGATCTTGCGACTCGAATTAGCGGAAGTCCGACGAGCACAAGGGATTGACCTCTGGATCTCACCAGCACAAGGGGATGTAGCCCGCCCTATGGTGGGCGCACAGGATTTGCGGGCATGACTGCTATTTGGTCGTACGCGGGGTTGCCGACGATTAGCCTCCCAGGAGGTCAAGCGAAAGGGTTGCCGCTTGGTTTTCAATGCATTGCCGATTTTGGACAGGATGAATTTTTGCTGCACCATGCTGAGCGAATAGCTCGACTGTTGTAAGAAGAATCGTTGATGTTCTTACGCTTATCGGTGAGGTTAGTATCTTATTTTAAAAACGAGAGACCATAGATCAAAACAAAAAAATTGATATAATTGTGTCACAATCATTACATTTGACTCCGCAAACGGGGCATCTTGAGAGTATTGTGTTGGTGACAAGAAAACAGAATGAGTAACGTAGGAAATTAATTTATTTACACTTTACTACGGGGGTACATATGAAAATTCACTATTATTTAGGTTGGTTTAACAATTTTTTTCCAGAGAATCTGAGCAAGGTGTTACAGGAGGATATAACTGATAGAAAATCGCTTGCTATGATTAGCTCGAATCCATCTTTTTATGAAGATGATGGTACTACTGAACGCTCGTGGCTTGACCAGGCCGGCATTATGTTTGATGAATATCATTTAATTAACTATCGCGTACAGAAGGAAGATGCCCAAACGTTAATTCAAAATGCTTCAGTCATTTTCTTGTTGGGTGGAATACTATTAAACAAAATGGGTTTTTGATGGAATATGAATTGTCGGATTTGATTAAAAAAAGC
The window above is part of the Paenibacillus lutimineralis genome. Proteins encoded here:
- a CDS encoding glycosyltransferase family 2 protein, which encodes MNKPSVSIIACTNRPEFFTNILNNYRNQRYLYKELIIIVNKNAIDIRPLRQQARSLPNVSVYQVPERISLGQCLNCGIARARHTLIAKFDDDDYYAPNYLKEQVKALILTRSSVVGKHSCLVYLAGSKKLVIRSPEERDKFVNFVQGGTILFRSNVLKDVRFADISLGEDVRFLRSCGKKGHKIYSTSPYNYVYIRRKNKGTHTWKVNDRFYLRGSQSVAVTKHYRSFANRKA